In Mastacembelus armatus chromosome 22, fMasArm1.2, whole genome shotgun sequence, a genomic segment contains:
- the wdr32 gene encoding DDB1- and CUL4-associated factor 10 has product MSSEHQSDSEDADESQDRPNNGSDKEEDPDIDDSDEDDEIPRRGSPSPPGSSGEQPERSARSLGSEERESHLQTAAAPQTGSSGVSGSEGGRGNRLFSWLQSRTIRRGVFVDPARDNFRTMTSLYCSMNPAVESVNLSTQTHGAVFNLEYSPDGSVLTVACEQTEVLLFDPISSRHIKTLTEAHEDCVNNIRFLDNRLFATCSDDTTIALWDLRKLNSKVCSLHGHASWVKNIEYDTNTRLLVTSGFDGNVITWDTNRFTEDGCPHKKFFHTRYLMRMRLTPDCSKMLISTSSGYLLILHDLDLTQSLEVGSYRMLRARRTPLSSDGGTSTSRSAGTPRQGNDSSKIHPHREGLSPRNSLEVLTPEIPGERDRGNCITSLQLHPKGWATLIRCSSNMDDQEWTCVYEFQEGAPTRPLVSPRCSLRLTHYIEEANVGRGYIKELCFSPDGRLICSPYGYGVRLLAFDERCSELADCLPVQTSCLREIRSIYSHSDVVLTTKFSPTHCQLASGCLSGRVALYQPKF; this is encoded by the exons ATGAGCTCGGAGCACCAGAGCGACAGCGAGGACGCCGACGAGTCGCAGGACAGGCCCAACAACGGCAGCGACAAAGAGGAAGATCCTGACATCGACGACTCAGACGAGGACGATGAAATCCCTCGGCGGGGATCTCCTTCGCCGCCGGGGAGCAGCGGGGAACAGCCGGAACGCAGCGCCAGGTCTCTGGGGTCGGAGGAGCGGGAGAGCCATCTCCAAACAGCCGCCGCACCGCAGACAGGGAGCAGCGGGGTCTCCGGCTCCGAAGGCGGCAGGGGGAATCGTCTGTTTTCCTGGCTGCAGAGCAGGACTATAAGACGAGGGGTGTTTGTGGACCCAGCTCGGGATAACTTCAGGACAATGACCAGTTTGTACTGCTCCATGAATCCGGCTGTGGAGTCTGTGAACCTGAGCACTCAGACCCATGGAGCCGTGTTTAACCTGGAGTACTCCCCAGACGG GTCTGTGCTGACTGTGGCCTGTGAGCAGACTGAAGTCCTGCTCTTTGATCCCATCTCATCCAGACACATCAAAACCCTGACGGAGGCCCACGAGGACTGTGTCAACAACATAAG GTTTTTGGACAATCGTTTGTTTGCCACATGCTCTGATGACACCACCATTGCATTATGGGATCTCCGTAAGCTGAATTCAAAGGTTTGCTCATTGCATGGCCACGCCAGCTGGGTGAAAAACATCGAGTATGACACCAACACTCGTCTCCTCGTCACATCCGGCTTCGATGGCAACGTCATCACGTGGGACACTAacag GTTTACAGAGGACGGCTGCCCGCACAAAAAGTTCTTCCACACCCGCTACCTAATGAGGATGCGTCTGACGCCTGACTGTTCCAAGATGCTCATCTCCACCTCCTCAGGGTACCTGCTCATCCTGCACGACCTGGACCTCACCCAGTCACTGGAGGTGGGCAGCTACCGCATGCTGCGAGCCCGGCGGACTCCACTCAGCTCAG ATGGAGGCACATCGACGTCCAGGTCGGCTGGAACTCCTCGCCAGGGGAATGACTCCAGCAAGATCCACCCTCACAGAGAAG GTCTTTCTCCAAGAAACAGCCTGGAGGTTTTGACACCAGAGATCCCaggagagagggacagagggaacTGCATCACCTCCCTGCAGCTCCATCCAAAAGGCTGGGCCACACTCATCCGATGCTCCAGCAACATGGACGACCAGGAG tGGACGTGTGTGTATGAGTTCCAGGAGGGGGCACCCACCCGCCCACTCGTCTCCCCCCGCTGCTCCCTCCGCCTCACCCACTACATCGAGGAGGCCAACGTGGGGCGGGGCTACATTAAGGAGCTGTGTTTCAGCCCGGACGGACGGCTCATCTGCTCCCCCTATGGCTATGGCGTCCGCCTGCTGGCCTTTGATGAGCGCTGCAGCGAGCTGGCTGACTGCCTGCCCGTCCAAACCAGCTGCCTCAGGGAGATCCGTTCCATCTACTCGCACAGCGACGTGGTGCTCACCACCAAATTCTCCCCAACACACTGCCAGCTGGCCTCGGGCTGCCTCAGCGGACGTGTGGCCCTTTACCAGCCCAAGTTTTAG
- the hhipl2 gene encoding HHIP-like protein 2, producing MTSTRGAGLHSSGALCAILRAVAGPCVSRESLKLSEFVLILSVMLLIPAQPASAHPQCLDFEPPFKLQWHLEFCTQYEQFGCCDQKTDNMIAERYWGIIDQLEAAGYELCLDMLKEILCQECSPYAAHLYDAEDPYTPVREIPGLCFGYCSEFHGKCQHVVKYLTENKLLLDSSEKDVSTFCRMVDLSDQDYCYPNVLESPDLNSNLGQVLKDPRGCLQLCLTEVANGLRNPVLMLHSGDDTHRMFIAEQLGFVWVYLQDGSRLEQPFLDMSGEVLTTPWLGDERGFLGMAFHPKYWDNGCFFIYYSIQVNSSLEKIRVSEMKVSAHDMNMADPYSERVILEIEEPAANHNGGQLLFGVDGYLYIFTGDGGKAGDPFGTYGNAQNKSALLGKVLRIDVDGSVPSGQQYRIPPDNPFLGDPDARPEVFAYGVRNMWRCSVDRGDPVSHYGRGRIFCGDVGQNRFEEIDIIVRGGNYGWRAKEGFECYDIRLCYDSSLNDTLPIFAYSHHVGKSVTGGYVYRGCESPNLNGLYIFGDFMSGGIMALEEDKTTGQWKERSVCMGDKKICSFPGLINHHHKSIISFAEDEAGELYFLATVHPSTISPFGTVFKFMDPSRRAPPGKCKQKLLPVKVKGKKFPFVPKELTVLDANERPTRPPPRKFKLISKPPVTSSQITATPTAASRTTTSAAKKQNKKLSDKKAKKNHLKQSSKNKMLKKKKAKVQVKKNDLSKKSKEKLKRSTW from the exons ATGACAAGTACACGCGGCGCTGGGCTCCACTCAAGCGGAGCCCTTTGCGCGATTTTACGCGCAGTGGCAGGTCCTTGTGTGTCCAGAGAGTCCTTGAAGCTTTCCGAGTTTGTCCTGATCTTATCAGTGATGCTGCTCATCCCGGCCCAGCCAGCATCAGCTCATCCTCAGTGTCTGGATTTCGAGCCACCTTTCAAACTTCAGTGGCACCTGGAGTTTTGCACGCAGTACGAGCAGTTTGGCTGCTGCGACCAGAAAACGGACAACATGATCGCGGAGAGATACTGGGGCATTATTGACCAACTGGAAGCGGCGGGTTATGAGCTGTGTTTAGACATGCTGAAGGAAATCCTTTGTCAG GAGTGCTCTCCTTATGCTGCCCACCTCTATGATGCTGAAGACCCGTACACACCAGTCAGAGAGATACCTGGCCTTTGCTTTGGCTACTGTTCAGAGTTTCATGGCAAATGTCAGCATGTGGTAAAATATTTAACTGAgaacaagctgctgctggacagCTCTGAGAAGGATGTGTCCACGTTCTGCAGGATGGTCGACCTGTCTGACCAGGACTACTGCTACCCCAATGTGTTGGAGAGCCCTGACCTCAACAGCAACCTGGGGCAGGTGCTGAAAGATCCCAGAGGGTGTCTCCAGCTGTGCCTGACAGAGGTGGCCAATGGTCTCAGAAACCCCGTGTTGATGCTGCACAGCGGTGACGATACACACCGGATGTTCATCGCAGAGCAGCTGGGCTTTGTTTGGGTTTACCTGCAGGACGGCAGCCGGCTGGAGCAGCCTTTCCTCGACATGAGCGGGGAGGTGCTGACCACACCCTGGCTGGGGGATGAGAGGGGTTTCCTGGGCATGGCCTTCCACCCCAAGTACTGGGACAATGGCTGCTTCTTCATCTACTACTCCATCCAGGTCAACAGTAGCCTGGAGAAGATCAGAGTCAGTGAGATGAAGGTGTCTGCCCATGATATGAACATGGCTGATCCTTACTCAGAGAG GGTGATTTTAGAGATTGAGGAGCCAGCGGCAAACCACAATGGAGGCCAGCTGCTGTTTGGAGTTGATGGATATTTGTACATCTTCACTGGAGATGGTGGAAAAGCTGGTGATCCATTTGGGACGTATGGCAACGCACAAAACAA GAGTGCTCTGTTGGGAAAAGTACTTCGCATTGATGTGGATGGAAGTGTCCCCAGTGGGCAGCAGTACCGGATCCCCCCTGACAACCCGTTCCTTGGTGACCCAGATGCTCGCCCAGAGGTGTTTGCATATGGGGTTCGAAACATGTGGCGATGCTCTGTGGACCGTGGAGACCCGGTCAGTCACTATGGCAGGGGCCGGATTTTCTGTGGAGATGTTGGTCAAAACCGCTTTGAGGAGATCGACATTATCGTCAGAGGGGGAAACTATGGCTGGAGAGCCAAAGAGGGCTTTGAGTGCTATGATATTAGACTGTGCTATGACTCGTCCTTGA ATGACACCCTCCCGATATTTGCATACAGCCATCATGTTGGGAAGTCTGTGACGGGGGGATATGTGTACAGAGGATGTGAATCACCCAATCTGAACGGCCTGTACATTTTTGGAGACTTTATGAGTGG TGGGATCATGGCATTAGAGGAAGATAAGACAACAGGACAGTGGAAAgagagaagtgtgtgtatgggtgATAAAAAAATATGCTCTTTTCCTGGGCTCATCAATCATCACCACAAGTCTATCATCTCGTTTGCTGAAGATGAAGCAG GGGAGCTGTATTTTCTGGCCACTGTGCACCCGAGCACCATATCTCCCTTTGGAACTGTTTTCAAATTCATGGACCCCTCCAG GCGAGCTCCTCCAGGAAAATGTAAGCAGAAACTGCTGCCGGTGAAAGTGAAGGGGAAAAAATTTCCCTTTGTGCCAAAAGAAT TGACTGTGCTGGATGCAAATGAAAGACCTACAAGACCACCACCAAGAAAGTTCAAACTCATCAGCAAACCCCCAGTGACCAGCAGCCAGATCACAGCTACACCGACCGCAGCCAGCCGCACGACGACAAGCGCTGCTAAGAAGCAAAACAAGAAGCTTTCTGataagaaagcaaagaaaaatcatttgaaACAATcgagtaaaaacaaaatgctgaagaagaagaaagctaAGGTACAAGTGAAGAAAAATGATCTGAGCAAGAAATCCAAGGAAAAGTTAAAAAGGTCAACGTGGTAA
- the marc1 gene encoding mitochondrial amidoxime-reducing component 1 has protein sequence MDVKKLAVDALAQNKKAAILIGGAGVAVLGLGLLYKYLRKPEKVVRVGVVSQLLIHPLKSGKAASVALAECQKIGLRLGELQDRHWLVVTEDGHMVTARQEPRMVLVSLTCEQGQVCLNGPDMEELRFPFRQPDNPVIDCRVFRADIQGRDCGDEASRWFTRYLAAEKTFRLVHFEPQMKARRSVAAEPLFPQDEKVAYPDAAPVMLLSEASVKDLSSRLEKDVTVERFRPNIVISDCEAFDEDSWEEIQIGSVRLQRVMSCGRCVLTTVDPETGVISRKEPLETLKSYRLCDPLEKHIYKSSPLFGQMLIVKKTGIMQVGDVVYKISR, from the exons ATGGACGTGAAGAAGCTGGCTGTGGACGCCTTGGCCCAGAATAAGAAAGCCGCTATTCTGATCGGCGGAGCTGGCGTGGCTGTTCTGGGACTTGGCCTCCTCTATAAATACCTGCGAAAACCAGAAAAAGTTGTTCGTGTAGGAGTTGTGTCGCAGCTCCTCATTCACCCTCTCAAGTCTGGGAAAGCTGCGTCTGTGGCGCTCGCAGAATGCCAGAAAATCGGTTTGAGGCTCGGGGAGCTGCAGGACCG ACACTGGCTGGTGGTGACAGAGGACGGTCACATGGTGACGGCCAGACAGGAGCCTCGCATGGTGCTGGTGTCTCTGACCTGTGAGCAAGGTCAGGTGTGTTTGAACGGACCCGACATGGAGGAGCTGAGATTCCCCTTCAGACAGCCCGACAACCCCGTCATCGACTGCAG GGTGTTCAGGGCTGACATTCAGGGAAGGGACTGTGGCGACGAAGCGTCTCGTTGGTTCACTCGTTATCTGGCAGCGGAGAAAACCTTTCGCTTGGTTCACTTTGAACCTCAGATGAAGGCCAGGAGATCGGTGGCGGCTGAGCCTCTTTTCCCACAGGATGAG AAGGTGGCGTACCCAGACGCCGCACCTGTGATGCTGCTGTCCGAGGCGTCTGTTAAGGACCTCAGCAGCAGGTTGGAGAAGGACGTCACCGTGGAGCGTTTCCGCCCAAACATCGTGATAAGTGATTGTGAGGCGTTTGATGAG GATTCGTGGGAAGAGATCCAGATTGGCAGTGTGCGACTGCAGCGTGTAATGTCATGTGGAAG ATGTGTTTTGACCACAGTTGATCCTGAAACTGGTGTAATCAGCAGAAAAGAGCCTCTGGAAACGCTGAAAAG CTATCGCCTGTGCGACCCGTTAGAGAAGCACATCTACAAGTCGTCTCCGCTGTTCGGACAGATGCTCATTGTGAAGAAGACGGGGATCATGCAGGTCGGTGATGTGGTGTACAAGATCAGTCGCTGA
- the kcnk3b gene encoding potassium channel subfamily K member 3 has translation MKRQNARTLALIVSILTYLVVGAAVFETLESKQEKSHKRKLDARKYELMRKFNLTKENFEELEHVVLQLKPHKAGVQWKFSGSFYFAITVITTIGYGHAAPSTDSGKVFCMFYALLGIPLTLVMFQSLGERINTFVRYLLHQAKKCLGMRQTEVSMANMVTVGFFSCMSTLCVGAIAFSHCEGWSFLHAFYYCFITLTTIGFGDYVALQKDDALQNDPRYVAFCFVYILMGLTVIGAFLNLVVLRFLTMNAEDEWRDTKQKALMPSSKPRGEVARLIPISASTSSTPITDDTTKAKDFKGVYTEVLQFQTICSCLWYRSKEKLQGSIPTMIPQDLTFSEAYLQQNSNCPHYLEPGSTGCVCSPRQCTSISSITTGLHIFSPFRVFKRRSSV, from the exons ATGAAGAGACAAAACGCGCGGACTCTCGCCCTCATTGTCAGCATCCTCACCTACCTGGTGGTCGGAGCGGCCGTGTTCGAGACCCTGGAGTCGAAACAGGAGAAAAGTCACAAGAGGAAGCTCGATGCCAGAAAGTATGAACTCATGCGCAAATTTAACTTAACCAAAGAGAACTTCGAGGAGCTGGAACACGTCGTTTTACAGCTCAAACCTCACAAAGCAGGGGTCCAGTGGAAATTCTCCGGCTCATTTTACTTCGCCATCACTGTGATTACGACGATAG GTTACGGCCATGCAGCGCCCAGCACCGACTCAGGGAAAGTGTTCTGCATGTTCTACGCTCTCCTGGGGATCCCTCTCACCTTGGTCATGTTCCAGAGCCTGGGTGAGCGGATCAACACGTTTGTCAGATACCTGCTGCACCAAGCCAAAAAGTGCCTGGGGATGCGTCAGACCGAGGTCTCCATGGCAAACATGGTGACGGTGGGCTTCTTCTCTTGCATGAGCACCCTGTGTGTGGGGGCTATAGCATTCTCCCACTGCGAAGGATGGAGCTTTCTGCACGCCTTCTACTACTGCTTCATCACTCTTACTACTATCGGGTTTGGAGACTATGTGGCCCTGCAGAAGGATGACGCACTGCAGAATGACCCACGGTATGTGGccttctgctttgtttacatcCTGATGGGCCTGACAGTGATTGGCGCCTTCCTGAACCTGGTGGTGCTTCGCTTCCTGACTATGAACGCTGAGGACGAGTGGAGGGACACCAAACAGAAGGCCTTGATGCCCAGCAGTAAACCTCGGGGAGAGGTGGCTCGTTTAATACCGATCTCTGCCTCGACCTCCTCCACACCCATAACAGACGACACCACGAAGGCTAAAGATTTCAAAGGTGTCTACACTGAGGTGCTGCAGTTCCAGACTATTTGTTCTTGCTTGTGGTACAGAAGCAAGGAGAAGCTACAGGGCTCCATACCCACTATGATCCCTCAGGATCTGACGTTCTCTGAGGCATACTTGCAGCAGAACAGTAACTGTCCTCACTATTTGGAGCCTGGATCGACAGGCTGCGTTTGCAGTCCACGTCAGTGCACGAGCATAAGCTCCATAACAACAGGCCTACACATTTTCTCTCCGTTCAGGGTGTTTAAGAGACGCAGCTCTGTCTAG